The Calditrichota bacterium nucleotide sequence ACTGCATGTTGTGCCGGCACCGATAGCCTCGCTTTGCGTAGTTGGAAATCTCGTAGTGTTCATAGCCGTTCGCCGTGAGGAGGTCATGGGCAAGGAGGTACATCGTTTTCTCTTCTTCGGCGCGGACCGGCCTGAGGGCGCCACGTGTCACCGCTTGCGCCATGGGCGTGCTCGGCTCCAGCGTTAGGGCGTAAGTGGAGATGTGCTCGGGAGCCCAGGTGAGGACCTGGCGCAGTGTCGCTTCCCAGCTTGCCGTCGTTTGACCCGGGATGCCGAAGATGAGGTCCACGCTCAGGTTGTCAAACCCAGCCTGGCGCGCCCAGCGGAAGGTGCGCACGGCTTCACCGGCGGTATGGAGCCTGCCAAGGGTGCGCAGCTCGTCGTCGCGCAATGACTGCACTCCGAGACTCAGCCGGTTGAATCCCGCCGCACGCAGCTCGCCAAGCTGACTGGCCGACAGGGTCGCTGGGTTGGCCTCTATGGTCACTTCTGCACCGGAATGGAGACCAAAGAGCGAATCCACGGTTGAGATAAGCGTCGAGAGTTGCGCTGGCCTGAGGAGGGAAGGTGTTCCGCCGCCAAAGTAGAGGGTAGCAAAAGGATTCCCCGCGAACAGGGGACCCCTCGCCCAAAGGCGCATCTCGTGTTGGAGGGCAGCAAGAAAGTGCTCTGCCTCTTCGGCACGAAAAGGGACAGAATAGAAGTCGCAGTACGGGCACTTGCGCCGGCAGAAGGGTATATGGACGTAGAGGCCGGCCGGCGGCATCTGTTCAACGGATGATCCTGCCAAGGCGGCCCCACCTGATCTTCTTGCTGAGGTTGTACACGGGCACGCGGGAATCCCAGGAGAAGTAGATGATCATCGCCTCGCCGAGCACGTTATCGAAGGGCAAAGGCCCCCAGAAACGGCTGTCGGCGCTGTTGTCGCGGTTGTCCCCCATCATGAACAGATGGCCAGGCGGCACCACAACTGGGCCAAAATTGTCAAAGCTCCGGCTGCGCATCTCGTAGTGGCGGATGTTATACTTCTGGCCTCTCTCCGTAGTGATGCGGTACTCCAGCACGTAGTGGCCTTCTTCTGGGTCATAGCGCCGGCCGATGAATTCCTTCTTCCCTTCGGGCTTGCCGTTGATGTAAAGGTCGCCGTTGCGCACCTCAATCGTGTCGCCGGCCAGGCCGACGCAGCGCTTGATGTAGTCGAGGCGTTCGTCCAGCGGGTACTTGAAGACGATGACTTCCCCGCGCTTGGGTTGCTTTATTGCCGGCAGGCGGGTGTGGGGAATCTTTGCTTTCACCAAAGGCAAAGTGCTCGGCGTGCGCACGCCATAGATGAACTTGTTCACCATGAGAAAGTCGCCGATTAGCAACGTGTCTTTCATCGATCCGGTGGGTATGCGAAAAGCCTGGATGACGAGGATGCGCAATATGAGAGCTGCCACGACCGCAACCGCCACTGCTTCCGCGTATTCCCTGATTAGGCTCTTCTTCCGTCCGTTACCTTCCATCGGCATTTCCGTTCCTTTCCTTGTTGCGATAGCCAGCGCAGCTCAGTGAAGCCAGGCCATGGTTTCCACGCGGTGCGCTGCCATGTGAAGCGAAGCGGCTGCCGCCCCGATGCTCAAGCTCAAAGAGACGAGGGCGCCGCAGAGCAACGCAACTACCTGTTCAGCTCCGAGAAGACTGCTCGTGAAAAAATAGACCAGCGCCCCAAGTCCCCCGACAAGGGCGAAATAGACCAGCGGCACCACGGCCGAGAGCAAGCCTCCGCCCACGGTGATCATCCGCTTGGGGCTTTCCCAGTCAAAGTCGGCGAAGTAGGCTCCTAACAAGAGCCCCAGGCCGCTTGTGCCCAGACAGACCAGCGAGGCAAGCCCGAATGCCCCCAGTCCTGTCGCTAAGGGGTGGGCGAACAGGACGGTGACCACGACTGTGCCAAACAGTGCCACCGTGGTTCCCAGGAGCCACGCAAGACAAAGTTTCGCTGCCAAGACGCGCGTGGGGCGCTGGGGAGCGATTTTGTTCAGGTAAAAGGCCTTTGCTTCCAGAGGGATGAGCCGCGCTGCGATTCCCACCGTGCTCATGGCGCTGAACAGGATGACGAAGATGAAGGGCATGAGCATCTCGAGACGGGAGAGCTGTCCTCCTTCGGTGTCCCGTTTGAGAATGAACGCCATCACCAGCATCATCGCGGCGAGCATGAGGAGCTGCATCAGCTGGGTGGGCTCTCGGCGCAGCAGTCGGGTGTCCCGCAGAAGGGCGGCGCGGAAAAGAGAACCAGTGTGGGCAGCCCTTGCCAACCGGCGCCTTGACACTTCAACGGCTTTGCTGAGGGAGGCCGCCTCTTCCTTTCCCACGCCGCGTGCGTAGACGCTGTCCACCAGGGCAACACTGACGGCGATCATGGCTGCGGTGCTCCCGGCCAACAGCACGGCGGCAAGACCAGCGCTCGTCCATTGGCCCGCTACTAACCCCGCGAGAATGGTTGCCACCCAGCCTGCAGGTGTCACGGCAAAGAGATTGGACCGCGCCAAGGCGAGCAGTCCCGTCACGCCACCGGGTCCACTGGCATCCAGCGAGCTACGCAGCAGCTGCATCCCTGTCCACACAGCAAGAAAAACCAGAGCCAACGCCACGCTCATCACCTCCCGTGCACGTCGCACCGGAAGTATGTGCACGGCGAGCAACGCCACCATTGCCGACAGGCTGGTGGGTACTGCCACAAACACTGCCGCTACCACCACCATGAGTGCATAGTACCACCAGGCAGCGTCTTGCGCCGCCCCGAAGCTCAAGAGCAGAGGGAAGCCGAGCATCAAGAACATCGACGAGTTGCTGACGGTTGCCTCTATCAGCTTGTACACGAACAGGGTGCGCCGCCGGATGGGCGCGGAGAGGAGCAGGGGCAGATCCTGCGAGATGAAAAGTATGTGGATGCAGATAGTGGTGCCGCTCAGGAGAAGTGCGACCAGCAGAGCAAAGAGGAGCGCCGCCAGGACCCTTCCTGCAGCGTGCGGGCCTGCCACTTGTACTATGGCCTGGAACATGGCCTGCGTGCCCTGGAACACGTAGCCCACGAAAAAGAGCCAGAGTACCAAGAGCAAGATCGTGCGCACGCGCCTGGTGCCCTCGGCCCTGCGGAGCAGATTGACGTACATGCGCAGCCTGTTGCGGAGCAGGAAGAGCAGCATGGGTGCCTAACTCTCCTCCAGGTACTTGAGCACCTCGCGGTATTCGTCGCCGCCGGTGAGCTCAAGGAAGATGTCTTCCAGCGACCGATGGCGCGACGACCTCCCGCGCAACTCCGCCATCGTGCCAAGGGCGATGAGCTTCCCCTTGTCGATGATCCCCACGCGGTCACACATCGACTCGG carries:
- the hemW gene encoding radical SAM family heme chaperone HemW, whose protein sequence is MAGSSVEQMPPAGLYVHIPFCRRKCPYCDFYSVPFRAEEAEHFLAALQHEMRLWARGPLFAGNPFATLYFGGGTPSLLRPAQLSTLISTVDSLFGLHSGAEVTIEANPATLSASQLGELRAAGFNRLSLGVQSLRDDELRTLGRLHTAGEAVRTFRWARQAGFDNLSVDLIFGIPGQTTASWEATLRQVLTWAPEHISTYALTLEPSTPMAQAVTRGALRPVRAEEEKTMYLLAHDLLTANGYEHYEISNYAKRGYRCRHNMQYWQRHPYLGLGPAAHSFHGKERWWNVADVKAYCQALAQNSLPVQEKEVLSEEQERLETFMLALRTAEGLALGALPREWARMTTERAARLCLDGQYPLALVDAERIRLTHRGFLFHEEVCRLMA
- the lepB gene encoding signal peptidase I; translated protein: MEGNGRKKSLIREYAEAVAVAVVAALILRILVIQAFRIPTGSMKDTLLIGDFLMVNKFIYGVRTPSTLPLVKAKIPHTRLPAIKQPKRGEVIVFKYPLDERLDYIKRCVGLAGDTIEVRNGDLYINGKPEGKKEFIGRRYDPEEGHYVLEYRITTERGQKYNIRHYEMRSRSFDNFGPVVVPPGHLFMMGDNRDNSADSRFWGPLPFDNVLGEAMIIYFSWDSRVPVYNLSKKIRWGRLGRIIR